One Camelina sativa cultivar DH55 unplaced genomic scaffold, Cs unpScaffold01281, whole genome shotgun sequence genomic window carries:
- the LOC104774071 gene encoding putative plant UBX domain-containing protein 14: MENETSDRKQRQLISSFINITAGQPEEIAIHFLEATRWKLDDAINLFLISYYQSPCCHDALMCPTSVAVCPEDVWDDSTPEEPSDSRLSSLYRPPLDLLFNGSFEEAKATSSREDLWLLVNLQSTIEFASHTLNRDVWSNDAVSQAIRSGFVLWQVYDDTEEGHKISTFYKIDSSPPVILLIDPITGQKMRTWSGMIEAHDFLEDLMKYRDVGPHEHVASLTSNKRIKTEKIWFVSSQAYDDHHDMSTFWDDDRVVTTPPSWGIEFEETCLSSDDMFEFPVLTEEPKGDCDRSLLCSLCIRFPDGRRMQR, translated from the coding sequence ATGGAGAATGAAACGAGTGACCGCAAACAGAGACAACTAATCTCGTCTTTCATCAATATAACCGCAGGTCAGCCTGAGGAAATCGCAATCCACTTCCTTGAGGCAACAAGGTGGAAACTGGATGATGCCATTAACCTCTTTCTCATCTCTTATTATCAATCTCCGTGTTGTCACGATGCTCTCATGTGTCCAACTTCGGTCGCAGTATGTCCTGAAGATGTCTGGGACGACTCGACACCAGAAGAACCGTCAGATTCTAGGTTATCTTCCTTGTACCGTCCTCCTCTGGATCTGCTTTTCAACGGTTCCTTTGAAGAAGCGAAAGCAACTTCCTCTAGAGAGGATCTATGGCTGCTTGTCAACCTCCAATCAACGATAGAGTTTGCTTCCCACACTCTTAACCGAGATGTATGGTCAAACGACGCCGTGTCTCAAGCGATCAGGTCCGGCTTCGTCTTGTGGCAGGTCTACGATGATACCGAGGAAGGGCATAAAATATCAACTTTTTACAAGATCGACTCTTCTCCTCCCGTGATTCTCCTCATCGATCCCATCACTGGCCAGAAGATGCGTACATGGAGCGGTATGATTGAAGCTCATGATTTTCTCGAGGATTTGATGAAGTACAGGGATGTTGGTCCTCACGAACATGTTGCATCTCTGACAAGCAACAAACgtatcaaaacagagaagatttGGTTTGTAAGCAGCCAGGCTTACGACGACCATCATGACATGTCTACGTTTTGGGACGACGATCGCGTTGTGACGACTCCTCCTTCTTGGGGTATAGAATTTGAAGAGACTTGTCTGTCAAGCGATGACATGTTTGAGTTCCCGGTTCTGACAGAAGAGCCAAAAGGAGACTGTGATCGAAGCCTTTTATGCAGTTTGTGCATTCGATTTCCAGATGGGAGAAGAATGCAGAGGAA